In Corythoichthys intestinalis isolate RoL2023-P3 chromosome 4, ASM3026506v1, whole genome shotgun sequence, a genomic segment contains:
- the LOC130914430 gene encoding acyl-CoA-binding protein homolog isoform X2 translates to MTSVAEFEKAAEDVKTLKTRPSDQELLDLYGLYKQATVGDVNTERPGLFDMKGKAKWDAWNSRKEMSKEDAMSAYVKLAKELISKLG, encoded by the exons GCTGAGTTTGAAAAGGCGGCGGAGGACGTGAAGACCTTGAAGACGAGGCCGTCGGACCAAGAGTTGCTGGACCTCTACGGCTTGTATAAGCAGGCGACTGTGGGAGACGTCAACACGG AAAGGCCGGGCTTATTCGACATGAAGGGAAAAGCCAAGTGGGATGCGTGGAACTCAAGGAAAG AAATGTCCAAAGAAGACGCCATGTCCGCTTATGTCAAACTCGCCAAGGAGCTTATCAGCAAATTGGGTTAA